Proteins from a genomic interval of Thermoanaerobacterium thermosaccharolyticum DSM 571:
- a CDS encoding sigma-54-dependent transcriptional regulator, whose product MDYKNNKQNLKREEKVYIKLKELTEALQINEIEGDLGFDAEYIGELLNISRSNTSRELNKLLRSGKVIKIKGKPVLYLDKIYFKEHYNFQITRSVFENRQDFMNILVKGGIVRKEALFNHEFDINKYKNPKKTSNKFADSILDNVIGAKSSLRDQVSKAKAAILYPPNGLHTLIIGPTGVGKSTFAEMMYKFAVQSKVFKEGSPFIVFNCADYAQNPQLLMSQLFGHVKGAFTGAEKEKRGLIEEADGGILFLDEIHRMPPEGQEMLFTLIDNGRYRKLGETDNVRSVKVLIIAATTENPHSALLHTFLRRIPMVIQLPSLDKRTLIERFLFIYQFFYEEYKRLKVPISLENDALKAIMLYDCPGNIGQLRSDIKLICARAFLDYIIEEGEIVKVSLSTLPQNVKEGLLKIHNLRDEIVFKEISNNGDILFDKNTNDVKDKLNISFLKSDYNADDDLYDFIMDNWKKFNKQGMSSENIRENIENQIQLYYKNYLYPVEQDADGVNRSVLFKFVDPYILNAVEYAFNGIKDSFNGVITQKVIYLLSLHIKTLLERLKMGIVILHPDRESIAKSYKVAYDAAKEVKTRLEEKLNVDIPEDEIAFLAMFLQALQYGKNNNKIGILVMAHGNSTASSIADVTNRLLGTDHVRALDMPLEEKPEVTLNKAINIIKEIDQGKGVLMLVDMGLLRTFSDMITEKTGIKTRTIEMVSTPIVLEATRKALTPDMDLDKLVDEIISLHPLLNSDNYFNEISDNTSNLSIYEKNLKDLLGQSLNFLNPDKVYPILKDVLNSILSEKNRKIEDEIWVKFLFHCACMIERAIRREYLPNSDLDLIKNNPNGSFTLIKKHFEAVENLFGIEIPDSEFAYVAEMIDTYIDTLSLRDLTHI is encoded by the coding sequence ATGGATTACAAGAATAATAAACAAAATTTAAAAAGGGAAGAAAAGGTATATATAAAGCTAAAAGAATTGACAGAAGCTTTACAAATAAATGAGATTGAAGGTGATTTAGGATTTGATGCGGAATATATTGGAGAACTATTGAATATTTCAAGAAGTAATACAAGCAGAGAACTTAATAAATTATTAAGATCGGGGAAAGTTATAAAGATAAAGGGTAAGCCGGTTCTGTATTTAGATAAGATCTATTTTAAAGAACATTACAATTTTCAAATAACAAGATCTGTTTTTGAAAACCGCCAAGACTTTATGAATATTTTAGTAAAGGGCGGAATTGTTAGGAAGGAAGCGCTTTTTAATCATGAATTCGATATAAATAAGTATAAGAATCCAAAAAAGACAAGTAATAAATTTGCTGATAGTATTCTAGACAACGTTATTGGTGCTAAAAGCAGTTTAAGAGATCAAGTTTCAAAGGCAAAAGCAGCAATTTTGTATCCGCCGAATGGACTTCACACACTGATAATTGGACCAACTGGTGTTGGTAAATCTACATTTGCTGAAATGATGTACAAATTTGCAGTGCAGTCGAAAGTGTTTAAAGAAGGCTCTCCATTTATAGTGTTTAATTGTGCTGATTATGCTCAAAATCCTCAACTATTGATGTCTCAACTGTTTGGGCATGTTAAAGGAGCTTTTACTGGAGCAGAAAAAGAAAAAAGAGGACTTATAGAAGAGGCCGATGGAGGTATTTTGTTTTTGGACGAAATTCATCGTATGCCTCCTGAGGGTCAAGAAATGCTATTTACGTTGATTGACAACGGGAGATATAGGAAGTTGGGTGAGACAGATAATGTTAGAAGTGTAAAGGTGTTGATAATTGCTGCTACGACTGAAAATCCTCATTCTGCATTGCTCCACACATTCTTAAGGCGCATACCGATGGTGATTCAATTGCCCAGCTTAGATAAAAGGACATTAATAGAACGCTTTTTATTTATATATCAATTTTTTTATGAAGAATATAAGCGTTTAAAAGTTCCAATTAGTCTTGAGAATGATGCTCTAAAAGCGATAATGTTGTACGACTGTCCTGGTAATATTGGACAGTTGAGAAGTGATATAAAGTTAATTTGTGCAAGAGCTTTTTTGGATTATATCATAGAAGAAGGCGAAATAGTAAAAGTAAGTCTATCTACTTTGCCGCAGAATGTCAAAGAAGGTCTTTTAAAAATTCACAATTTGCGGGATGAAATAGTATTCAAAGAAATTAGCAATAATGGAGATATATTATTTGACAAAAATACCAACGATGTAAAAGATAAATTAAATATCAGTTTTTTAAAAAGTGATTATAATGCAGATGATGATTTGTATGATTTTATTATGGACAATTGGAAAAAGTTTAATAAGCAAGGGATGTCATCAGAAAATATAAGAGAAAATATAGAAAATCAAATACAATTATATTACAAGAATTATTTGTATCCAGTGGAACAAGATGCAGATGGCGTTAATCGCAGCGTCTTATTTAAGTTTGTTGATCCGTATATTTTAAATGCTGTTGAGTATGCTTTTAATGGCATTAAAGATAGCTTTAATGGGGTAATTACACAGAAGGTAATATATTTATTGTCGCTTCACATAAAAACTCTTTTAGAGAGATTAAAGATGGGCATAGTTATTTTACATCCGGATAGGGAAAGTATAGCAAAAAGTTACAAAGTTGCGTATGATGCAGCCAAGGAAGTAAAGACAAGATTAGAAGAAAAGCTAAATGTTGACATACCGGAAGATGAAATTGCGTTTCTAGCGATGTTTTTACAAGCACTGCAATATGGCAAAAATAATAACAAAATTGGAATATTAGTTATGGCGCATGGCAACAGCACGGCTAGCAGTATAGCAGATGTGACAAACAGACTTCTTGGTACAGATCATGTAAGAGCTTTGGATATGCCGTTAGAGGAAAAGCCGGAAGTGACGCTTAATAAAGCAATTAATATAATAAAAGAAATTGATCAAGGCAAAGGCGTATTGATGCTTGTCGATATGGGACTTTTAAGAACTTTTTCAGACATGATTACTGAGAAAACAGGAATTAAAACAAGAACAATAGAGATGGTCAGCACACCGATAGTGCTTGAAGCGACAAGAAAAGCGTTAACGCCAGACATGGATCTTGACAAATTGGTGGATGAAATAATATCGCTACATCCATTGCTGAATAGCGACAATTATTTTAATGAGATTTCAGATAATACTAGCAATTTATCGATTTATGAAAAGAATTTGAAGGATCTATTAGGTCAGTCATTAAATTTTTTGAATCCTGATAAAGTCTATCCTATACTAAAAGATGTATTAAATAGTATACTGTCTGAAAAGAATAGAAAAATTGAAGATGAGATATGGGTAAAATTTTTATTTCACTGTGCCTGCATGATTGAGAGAGCCATTAGGAGGGAATATTTGCCAAATAGTGACTTGGATCTTATTAAAAATAATCCTAATGGTTCATTCACTTTAATAAAAAAACACTTTGAAGCGGTTGAGAATTTGTTTGGAATTGAAATTCCAGACAGCGAGTTTGCATATGTTGCGGAGATGATTGACACATATATTGACACACTAAGTTTGAGGGATTTGACACACATTTGA